CTTTTTAGCCCTGTTTTGGTGGAATCTGCACTTGCACTATTTAAACCGGGTAACGTTGTTCTTATGGGGGTGCAGGGGAGTGGCAAAAGCATGCTTCTCAATTTATTAAAAACAGATATTCGGTTAGCATATTCAAAGCTAAACGAAACACTGCCAATCCCTGAAGAATATAGTAATTTTATAGGGGCTGGAATTAATCTTACTCGTAGCGGAGCGTTGGATTTTGGTCAAAGACCAGTAGATAATGCTGAAGAGGAAGACCTCTTAAAGCTGCCCCTGTTTTTCGCGGATTTTATAAACTATTGGATTGTTAATGATATTATCAATTCATTGTTAGATTTGGAAAAAGCAAATAACGGAAGAATAGCCAAGAGTTTGGGACTTAAAGCTACCTCTTCAAATTTAAACAAATTTTCAAAGGCCTTGTCTAAAGACGATTGTTGGTTTGGCTATTTGGAGGATTCAGAAAATTTTGAGTCACTAAGAAAAAAAATAAACGAGAGGATACAAACTTATCGGAAATTTTTTAACTACAATATAGATAAAATACCCAAGGATATTATTCGATCAAAGACTTCTGTTGGCGAGCCAATATCAAAGGCAGTTTTATTGCTTCGTGAAACAAAGGTAATCCCCGAAAAAATGCAGGTTTTTATAAGAATTGATCAATATGAACAGTTGGGGCATTTGAAACTTTGGAATGGCGAACTTGGGAAACAATTTAAAAGGATTATCAATAAGTGTATCGGACTTAGAAATCCTAATATCTCCTATAGGATCGGTGTTAGGAAATACGGTTGGGAAACCGATTTAGAAATTTACGGCACCTCTGCCAGACTCGAAGCGGAGCGGGATTATAAAATCATTAATCTGGATGAAGTTACGAAACGCCATGAGAACCGTTCGGGTTGGATTTTTCCCAGGTTCACCGAAGATGTTTTTGAACGAAGACTAAAAAACTCCGGCTTTAAAATACCACATGATTGCAAAGATTTACAGCTACGAGTCTTGGGAAAAGGCCTAAGCCCTGAGGAAAAGGCTCGTAGATACGGCGGACAATCCCCATCTCGGGCAGTCAAAATTGAAAGTACCTGGACAGACGAAACCCAGAAAACACTTAAGGAGATTACAAAGGCCAGCCCACTTTCTGCGAAGCTTTACGAAGGTTGGCTTAGACAAAATAGAGAGTTCGTCCATCCTGTATGTATAGATGATAAACTGCCTTTTGACAAAAAACCTTACTGGAAAAAAGAAAGAAAGCACATTGCTTTGATGCAAATTGCAGGCCGATGTGCCGAAAGAATGATCTGGACAGGAAAAGAAGAAGTAATTCACCTTAGTGGTGGAAATATACTTGCCTATATCAGTATCTGTCAGCATATTTGGCATGTTTGGGTTCGCTCCGAACATGAAAAGAGGCAGAATATAGATAATTTACCACTTCCAACGCCGATACCTGATGAAATTCAAACAATCGGGATACACGCCGCAAGCACATATTGGTTAAATAAGTTAACAGAGCAACCCGGGGGAGATGTTAGGAAGAAATTTATAGACTTTTTAGGTGCTATTTTTCACAAAAATATGCTTTACGATCTTGCAATGTCTTATCCCGGTGGGAACGGATTTTCAATCAAGAACGAGGAACTTGAAAGGGATCGAGAGATAGGTGGCTTTTTGAAGCAGGCGGCGGACTATGGGGCTCTTTTTGACATTCCACACACAACCAAAACACCAGACAAGCTACCTCGGACAAAATTTTACCTAAACCCTATTTTTTCGCCTTACTATAGATTGCCCGCACAGAGGACCAAAGAACCATCTTATGTTAGGATCTCTGAAATAAGAGAATGGATGATCAAAGCAGAAGTAATAACCAAAGGTGCTACACCTCGGCAACTGTCACTCTTTGATTTAGAAACAGAAGAGGATAAATAATGGGAAACTACTGGCGCCCGTGGGGATTACTGACATGGATTCTTAATAGATTGAGCATTGATCAATGGAATTTAATTGGATCTTTTTCAACTGAAGAAAGAGGACTTAAGGTTTTAGATATATTAAATAGCGATAGGAAATTAGCTAGCTATAATCTTTTTTTTGTGAAGGATCCTCCTTCGATATTCACTTCCGATACGAACGCCCAACTAAAGAAACAGAAGAGAGATTTAAAGTCCCTCGGTTTGCTAGACTTTACCAAGATTCATGAATATGAACTATTTGATAGGCATAGTAAACTTGTAAAGGGTATACAAAATATTCTATCTTCTTTTGATGATAACATTATAATCGATATTTCGGCTTTGCCCAAGAGATTCTTTTTTCCTATAATCAGATTGGCTATGGAAGACCGTACAAAGAAAAACATAATTGCCACTTACACTAGGCCTAATACTTATGGCCAACTTTTAGCTCAAGACCCCGAACCATGGAGTCCCATCCCTCTATTTGGGCCTACAAAATATCCTGAACCGAAAGTTAGGCGTATAATAATTGCTATAGGGTTTAGCCCATTAGGGCTTCCGGATTTTCTTGAGCAAGGTTATGATCAAGGAACAGTTAATCTGCTTCTCCCTTTTCCTCCGGGACCACCGAACTTCAACCGTAATTGGGAATTTATAAGAAGATTGGAAAAGAATCTGCCCAGTGATGTTGCACCTGACCCTATTAGAATTCACCCTTGGGATTTACCGGAGTGCTTCGATCGATTAGTAAATATTTCAGATATGGGAAATGATTATACGTTGTTGGCACCTTACGGTCCAAAAACGGTTTCGTTGGCAATGTGTCTTTTTGCGGAATTAAACGGTTTCCCGGTGTATTACACACAGCCTAAGGAATATTACCCCTTCTATTCAGAGGGGGTCGCAGAGGAAGATGGTGAACCCCAAGTCTTCGCCTATTGCTTAAGAATTGATGGCCAAGACTTGTATCTATTGTAATAATAGACAAATTATGCAAAACCAAGTCTACCCTACAGACAAGACAGTCCGAACAGTTTGCTCCATACTCCAAAGCCAATATCTTATTTCTTCCTTGGGGAACAAGAGCAATCCATTAGACGAGTATTTGTATATTTTGTTGTCTTTAAGAACACATGAAAAGGGAACTAAGTCAGCCTATAGGGCATTTAAAAAACATTATCCTTCATGGAGTGCAGCGGAAAAGGCATCACCGATGGAATTGTCCAAGGTTATAACATGTGCCGGGTTATCCAAACAAAAGGCCAACAATATTTATAAGACTCTTAAATATTTGAAATCCGAATTTGGTTCAGTATCAATGGCCAAATTAAAAAATCTGCCAAAGGATGAGGTTGAAAGATACTTGCTCCACCTACCTGGGGTAGGCCTAAAATCTGCGAAATGCATTATGATGTTTTCATTTGGTTTTAATGTCTTACCCGTAGACGTACATGTTTTCCGTCTATCTTCAAGGTTAGGATGGTGTAATTGTGGAAAAAGCAAGGATGCGCACGTTTTAATGTCCAAAATTGTTCCAAAAGATCTATATTACTCTTTCCACGTTCTATGTGTGCAACATGGTAGAAATGTTTGCAGGGGGCATCACCCTAGCTGCGAATACTGTTGCATCTCAGGGTATTGTAAATTCCAGAAATCTTAATATTCGCACCTTATTTCTCTTCTATAGGTAAATCTTCAAATATCACGGGCATACACCCTTGTAATTCCTTTAGCAAGGGAAGCATTATCTCGCGCATTTGTGGGTGTGCAGCCGCAGAACATCGCAAGGAAAATACATGCCGCCATTCCCGTATATTGCATGTCATCACAATTTCTGTTTTAAGACTATTAGGGAGTACGCTACGAGCTTGTTCCGGGCGTGCCCCGTTCTTTATCAAGTTCATATAGGCTTTTTCAGCAG
Above is a window of Desulfosalsimonas propionicica DNA encoding:
- a CDS encoding endonuclease III domain-containing protein — protein: MQNQVYPTDKTVRTVCSILQSQYLISSLGNKSNPLDEYLYILLSLRTHEKGTKSAYRAFKKHYPSWSAAEKASPMELSKVITCAGLSKQKANNIYKTLKYLKSEFGSVSMAKLKNLPKDEVERYLLHLPGVGLKSAKCIMMFSFGFNVLPVDVHVFRLSSRLGWCNCGKSKDAHVLMSKIVPKDLYYSFHVLCVQHGRNVCRGHHPSCEYCCISGYCKFQKS
- a CDS encoding ORC-CDC6 family AAA ATPase; the encoded protein is MPKLNPFHELYVTETTSPEDFVKLFSPVLVESALALFKPGNVVLMGVQGSGKSMLLNLLKTDIRLAYSKLNETLPIPEEYSNFIGAGINLTRSGALDFGQRPVDNAEEEDLLKLPLFFADFINYWIVNDIINSLLDLEKANNGRIAKSLGLKATSSNLNKFSKALSKDDCWFGYLEDSENFESLRKKINERIQTYRKFFNYNIDKIPKDIIRSKTSVGEPISKAVLLLRETKVIPEKMQVFIRIDQYEQLGHLKLWNGELGKQFKRIINKCIGLRNPNISYRIGVRKYGWETDLEIYGTSARLEAERDYKIINLDEVTKRHENRSGWIFPRFTEDVFERRLKNSGFKIPHDCKDLQLRVLGKGLSPEEKARRYGGQSPSRAVKIESTWTDETQKTLKEITKASPLSAKLYEGWLRQNREFVHPVCIDDKLPFDKKPYWKKERKHIALMQIAGRCAERMIWTGKEEVIHLSGGNILAYISICQHIWHVWVRSEHEKRQNIDNLPLPTPIPDEIQTIGIHAASTYWLNKLTEQPGGDVRKKFIDFLGAIFHKNMLYDLAMSYPGGNGFSIKNEELERDREIGGFLKQAADYGALFDIPHTTKTPDKLPRTKFYLNPIFSPYYRLPAQRTKEPSYVRISEIREWMIKAEVITKGATPRQLSLFDLETEEDK